The following coding sequences are from one Veillonella rodentium window:
- the gatA gene encoding Asp-tRNA(Asn)/Glu-tRNA(Gln) amidotransferase subunit GatA, giving the protein MATIHELHKKLVNKEISAVELTKAVIAHKAQVEPTVHAYLSDSHERALATAKAVDEAIAKGEAISPLAGIPGALKDNICVKGETTTCASKMLEHFVPPYNASVVERLDANQSVILGKLNMDEFAMGGSTENSALAKTVNPWNNDCVPGGSSGGSAAAVSSGSAIWALGSDTGGSIRQPASFCGVVGLKPTYGNVSRYGLIAFASSLDQIGPVTRDVTDAALVLNAISGHDAKDSTSIPGDRVDYTKALVNDVTKLKIGVPKEFFGDGLNSDVRKAMDEAIETYKKLGAEIVEVSLPNSKYALSAYYIIALAEASSNLARYDGVSYGMRVPADNLVDMSTKTRTEGFGQEVQRRILLGTYVLSSGYYDAYYLKALKVRRLIKNEFDEAFSKVDVLLTPTAPNTAYKFGEKLNDPLAMYLEDICTVPANLAGIPGISIPAGMSSNNLPIGLQLLCPAMGEETLLRAAFTFEQARPDCQLVAPIGEVSL; this is encoded by the coding sequence GTGGCAACCATTCATGAATTACATAAAAAATTAGTGAATAAAGAGATCAGTGCCGTTGAATTGACGAAGGCTGTTATCGCTCATAAAGCACAAGTAGAACCGACTGTACATGCGTATCTTTCCGATTCTCATGAACGTGCGCTCGCTACGGCGAAGGCTGTAGATGAAGCTATCGCTAAAGGGGAAGCAATTTCTCCATTGGCCGGGATTCCGGGTGCATTGAAAGATAATATATGTGTAAAAGGAGAAACGACGACGTGTGCATCTAAAATGTTGGAGCACTTCGTACCTCCTTATAATGCATCTGTTGTGGAACGTCTTGATGCGAATCAGTCCGTTATTCTCGGGAAATTGAATATGGATGAATTCGCTATGGGCGGATCTACGGAAAATTCCGCTTTGGCTAAAACGGTTAATCCCTGGAATAATGATTGTGTTCCGGGCGGATCTTCGGGCGGTAGTGCGGCTGCCGTTTCCAGTGGCAGTGCAATTTGGGCTCTCGGTTCCGATACGGGCGGTTCCATTCGTCAACCTGCATCTTTTTGTGGTGTAGTAGGTTTGAAGCCGACTTACGGTAATGTGTCCCGTTATGGGCTTATCGCTTTTGCGTCCTCATTGGATCAGATTGGACCTGTTACGCGGGACGTGACGGATGCCGCCTTGGTATTAAATGCTATTTCCGGTCATGACGCGAAGGATTCCACATCGATTCCGGGGGATCGTGTAGACTATACAAAGGCCCTTGTAAATGATGTGACTAAGCTTAAAATCGGTGTGCCTAAGGAGTTTTTTGGGGACGGTCTTAACAGCGATGTTCGCAAGGCTATGGATGAGGCTATTGAAACATATAAGAAATTAGGTGCTGAAATCGTTGAGGTTTCATTACCTAATTCTAAATATGCGTTGTCCGCATATTATATCATCGCTTTGGCTGAGGCAAGTTCCAACCTGGCTCGCTATGACGGCGTAAGCTATGGTATGCGCGTACCGGCGGATAATTTGGTAGACATGTCCACGAAAACCCGTACCGAAGGCTTCGGTCAGGAGGTACAGCGTCGTATCCTCCTTGGTACATATGTATTGAGTTCCGGTTACTATGATGCCTACTATTTGAAAGCCTTGAAAGTACGTCGCTTGATAAAAAATGAATTTGATGAAGCATTCTCAAAGGTTGATGTATTGTTGACTCCGACAGCCCCTAATACGGCATATAAATTCGGTGAAAAGCTAAATGATCCGTTGGCTATGTACTTAGAGGATATCTGTACGGTACCGGCAAACTTGGCCGGTATCCCGGGTATCAGTATTCCTGCGGGCATGAGCAGCAATAATTTACCGATTGGGCTACAATTATTGTGTCCTGCTATGGGTGAAGAAACATTGCTTCGCGCGGCTTTCACATTTGAACAGGCCCGTCCGGATTGTCAATTAGTAGCACCGATAGGGGAGGTTTCTCTATGA
- the gatC gene encoding Asp-tRNA(Asn)/Glu-tRNA(Gln) amidotransferase subunit GatC, with amino-acid sequence MKISQEEIKNIALLSRLEVKEDHMAHIEKELSDILSYVAELNALELDGVEPMAHAVPLQNVLREDELKPSLDHDLALSNAPEAEDGYFKVPRVVQE; translated from the coding sequence ATGAAAATCAGCCAAGAGGAAATTAAGAATATTGCCTTGCTTTCACGATTAGAAGTAAAAGAAGATCATATGGCACATATAGAAAAAGAATTGTCCGACATCTTGTCCTATGTTGCGGAACTAAATGCCCTGGAACTTGATGGTGTAGAGCCGATGGCTCATGCCGTACCGTTGCAGAACGTATTGCGAGAGGATGAATTAAAGCCGTCTCTCGATCATGATTTAGCATTATCCAATGCGCCGGAAGCAGAGGACGGGTATTTTAAGGTACCTCGTGTCGTACAGGAATAG
- the ligA gene encoding NAD-dependent DNA ligase LigA → MNPKNRIEELQKELTHAQYLYYVKDAPVMSDYEYDTKYRELVDLETAHPEYIVPSSPTQRVGMKVEGSFEKVVHGRPMLSLSNVFNADEVRGFAQRVEKELGHKPSAYVVELKIDGLAVNLHYQHGMFVRAVTRGDGRVGEDVTANVRTIKSIPLSLESAPDFIEIRGEAYMPHSEFKRINEERDEEGLPTFVNPRNAAAGSLRQQDPAITASRNLAFFAYAIGSEEGAGIRSQEELLHSLENFKFSVNPHYRICKTIDEVIEAIEYWSEKRHELPYDTDGMVIKVNSFDDQELLGSTAKDPKWATAYKYPPEEVETVLKDITINVGRTGVLTPTGELESVFVSGTNVSRVTLHNQDFIDEKDIRIGDHVMIHKAAEIIPEVIRVLPEKRTGSEVKFTIPSTCPVCSFPAVRREGEAAVRCTNKHCPAIEKEQIIHFASRDAMNIDGLGPSIVENLINAKLITNVVDLYHLTVDQLVTMERMGTKSAENLVKAIADSKNRGLDRVLYGLGIRLIGAKAAATIAHVVQSMDRFLTITKDELVSVEEIGPTMADSIVEYREDPSHIEIIEGLRAAGLKMNVDVAEPAGNEMDGEIVVLTGKLESMGRSEAGKILEAHGAKVTGSVSKKTTLVVAGEDSGSKLTKANELGIRIMNEDEFLELIKSWNG, encoded by the coding sequence ATGAATCCGAAAAATAGAATTGAAGAATTACAGAAAGAGTTGACTCATGCGCAGTACTTGTACTATGTGAAGGATGCGCCTGTAATGAGTGATTATGAATATGATACAAAATATCGTGAGCTCGTTGATTTGGAAACTGCACATCCCGAATATATTGTGCCGTCATCTCCGACTCAGCGCGTAGGTATGAAGGTGGAAGGCTCTTTTGAAAAGGTTGTTCACGGTCGTCCCATGTTGAGCTTGTCCAATGTTTTTAATGCTGATGAAGTACGAGGATTCGCTCAGCGTGTAGAAAAGGAATTGGGTCATAAACCGTCCGCTTATGTGGTGGAGCTTAAAATTGACGGTCTCGCTGTGAATTTACATTATCAACACGGTATGTTTGTACGTGCCGTAACTCGTGGTGACGGTCGTGTCGGTGAAGATGTAACGGCTAATGTACGTACCATTAAGTCCATACCCTTATCTCTTGAAAGTGCACCGGATTTTATCGAAATCCGCGGTGAAGCGTATATGCCTCATAGTGAATTTAAACGCATTAATGAGGAGCGTGATGAGGAAGGCTTGCCGACCTTTGTAAATCCCCGCAATGCCGCTGCAGGTTCTCTGCGTCAACAGGATCCGGCAATCACGGCCAGTCGGAATCTTGCATTTTTCGCCTATGCAATCGGCTCTGAAGAAGGGGCGGGTATTCGTAGTCAAGAGGAACTGTTACACAGTTTGGAGAACTTTAAGTTTTCCGTCAATCCTCACTATCGGATATGTAAGACAATCGATGAAGTTATCGAAGCCATTGAGTATTGGAGCGAAAAGCGTCACGAGTTACCATATGATACGGACGGTATGGTTATAAAGGTCAATAGTTTTGATGATCAGGAGTTATTAGGTAGTACCGCAAAGGATCCGAAATGGGCTACAGCTTATAAATACCCTCCTGAAGAGGTGGAAACGGTCCTTAAGGATATAACGATTAATGTGGGGCGAACCGGTGTTCTCACGCCGACCGGTGAATTGGAGTCCGTATTCGTATCCGGCACTAATGTGAGTCGTGTCACCTTGCATAATCAGGATTTTATCGATGAAAAAGATATCCGAATCGGAGACCATGTAATGATTCACAAGGCTGCTGAAATCATTCCCGAGGTTATCCGTGTGCTACCTGAAAAACGTACCGGTTCAGAGGTTAAATTCACGATTCCTAGTACATGTCCCGTATGCTCATTTCCTGCGGTTCGACGTGAAGGGGAGGCGGCCGTACGCTGCACAAATAAGCATTGTCCTGCTATTGAAAAGGAACAAATCATTCATTTCGCATCACGCGATGCCATGAATATAGACGGTTTAGGACCGAGCATAGTAGAAAATCTGATCAATGCAAAATTGATTACCAATGTAGTTGATTTGTATCATTTAACTGTGGATCAGTTGGTTACGATGGAGCGAATGGGTACGAAGTCGGCTGAAAATTTGGTGAAAGCTATCGCCGATTCTAAAAATCGAGGTCTTGATCGAGTGTTATACGGTTTAGGCATCCGTCTTATCGGAGCAAAGGCGGCAGCTACTATAGCTCACGTGGTCCAATCTATGGACAGATTTCTTACGATCACGAAGGATGAACTTGTTTCTGTAGAGGAAATCGGGCCTACCATGGCGGACAGTATTGTAGAATATCGCGAAGATCCTTCTCATATAGAGATTATTGAAGGGTTACGGGCTGCCGGTTTAAAGATGAACGTTGATGTGGCTGAGCCTGCAGGCAATGAAATGGACGGAGAAATCGTCGTATTAACGGGAAAATTGGAATCCATGGGTCGCAGTGAAGCCGGTAAAATTCTTGAGGCACACGGAGCGAAGGTGACCGGATCCGTTTCGAAGAAAACAACCCTTGTCGTGGCAGGGGAAGACAGCGGCAGCAAATTAACGAAGGCCAATGAATTGGGAATTCGCATCATGAATGAAGATGAATTTCTGGAGCTCATAAAGTCTTGGAATGGTTAA
- the pcrA gene encoding DNA helicase PcrA — MNSLLTGLNKEQQKAVQHTEGPLLILAGAGSGKTKVLTVRIAHLLAQGVNPYEILAITFTNKAAKEMKSRVEGLVGDVANRIWLSTFHSFCAKFLRFELDNFLGYNSNFTIYDTSDSQVVVKAALKALNLDDKYYPVGAMIAAISDAKNKLQFASDYRKQARDFYQQKVADVYEYYEKELRKNNALDFDDLLLVAVKLLQTNAAVLDKYSKRFRYVMIDEYQDTNHAQYLLAYLLSSRWKNIAVVGDADQSIYAWRGADIQNILDFEKDYPNCTSIKLEQNYRSTKIILDAANAVIDNNEGRPEKNLWTDKVDGLKIQHFTAQSEHEEAAFIGDTITKKHDVHGVPYGDMAILYRTNAQSRVLEEALIKRALPYTMVGGTKFYDRKEIKDVLAYLRVLYNPFDDLSLLRIINVPKRSIGATTVSKLQEYARANGTSLFMTLTQLHLVDSIKGKTKEKLEEFGILIFTLVAEMDDKSVLEILESILDRTGYLEQLEESTDPQDQARAENIGELLSVAKDFQDTNPTGTVEDFLEQVALVNDVDSFEQEESKVTLMTLHAAKGLEFPIVFLCGLEEGLFPHSRTLMNPEEIEEERRLAYVGITRAEKELFISNATTRTVFGRTSSYLPSRFIDEIPEELVDSLRAKRKVPDDIKRQVPQHMSVTSRPVTKPIVRNEVIADWKIGDTAIHSKWGNGKVIGVAGEGAGMKLTIEFPTQGVRVVMAKFAPVKKG; from the coding sequence ATGAATTCGTTATTAACAGGTTTGAATAAAGAACAACAAAAAGCGGTACAACATACGGAAGGCCCTTTATTGATTCTTGCAGGTGCCGGATCGGGTAAAACAAAGGTGTTGACGGTTCGAATTGCTCACCTATTGGCACAAGGTGTCAATCCTTACGAAATTTTGGCCATCACTTTCACTAATAAGGCGGCTAAGGAAATGAAAAGCCGTGTGGAAGGTCTTGTAGGTGACGTGGCTAATCGTATCTGGCTCAGTACGTTTCACAGCTTCTGTGCTAAGTTTTTACGTTTCGAATTAGATAATTTTTTAGGTTATAACAGTAATTTTACGATTTACGATACATCGGACTCTCAGGTTGTCGTTAAGGCCGCATTGAAGGCGTTGAACCTTGATGATAAATATTATCCCGTGGGGGCTATGATTGCTGCTATTTCAGATGCGAAGAATAAATTACAGTTCGCATCGGATTATCGTAAACAGGCACGTGACTTTTACCAGCAAAAGGTAGCGGATGTATACGAATATTATGAGAAAGAACTACGCAAGAATAATGCATTGGATTTTGATGATTTATTGCTCGTAGCTGTTAAATTATTGCAGACAAATGCGGCGGTTCTCGATAAATACAGCAAGCGTTTTCGATATGTCATGATCGACGAATATCAAGATACGAACCATGCTCAGTACTTGTTGGCGTATTTATTGTCTTCGCGCTGGAAAAATATCGCCGTCGTAGGTGATGCTGACCAGAGTATCTATGCATGGCGCGGGGCGGATATTCAAAATATTCTGGATTTCGAAAAGGATTATCCGAACTGTACATCCATAAAATTGGAACAGAATTATCGATCTACTAAAATTATTCTCGATGCGGCTAATGCGGTTATCGATAATAATGAAGGACGACCTGAGAAAAATTTGTGGACCGATAAGGTGGATGGTCTTAAAATCCAGCATTTTACGGCTCAATCCGAACATGAAGAGGCGGCTTTCATCGGCGATACGATCACTAAAAAACATGATGTTCATGGTGTACCATATGGAGATATGGCGATTTTATATCGTACAAATGCTCAGTCCCGTGTACTTGAAGAAGCGTTGATAAAACGGGCCTTGCCATATACGATGGTGGGGGGGACAAAGTTCTATGATCGCAAGGAAATTAAGGATGTATTAGCCTATTTACGGGTTTTATATAATCCCTTCGATGATCTCAGTCTGTTGCGGATTATTAACGTTCCAAAGCGAAGTATCGGGGCTACTACGGTATCTAAGTTGCAGGAATATGCTCGTGCTAACGGGACATCTCTATTTATGACATTGACCCAATTACACCTGGTTGATTCTATCAAGGGTAAGACAAAAGAAAAGCTGGAAGAATTCGGTATTCTAATTTTCACGTTGGTCGCTGAAATGGATGATAAATCTGTTTTAGAAATTTTAGAATCTATTTTAGACAGGACAGGGTATCTTGAACAATTAGAAGAAAGTACGGATCCGCAGGATCAGGCGCGTGCTGAAAATATCGGTGAACTGTTGTCTGTGGCAAAAGATTTTCAGGATACAAATCCCACAGGTACAGTAGAAGATTTCTTGGAGCAGGTGGCACTTGTAAATGATGTGGATTCTTTTGAACAGGAAGAGTCGAAGGTTACCTTGATGACATTGCATGCTGCTAAAGGTCTGGAATTTCCCATCGTATTTTTGTGTGGCTTAGAAGAAGGATTATTTCCTCATAGCCGGACATTGATGAATCCTGAGGAAATTGAAGAGGAGCGTCGTCTTGCTTATGTGGGAATTACGCGAGCGGAGAAAGAGCTATTTATTTCTAATGCAACGACGCGCACCGTATTCGGCCGTACAAGCAGTTATTTACCGTCCCGTTTTATTGATGAGATTCCGGAGGAATTAGTCGATTCGTTACGAGCTAAACGAAAGGTACCTGACGATATTAAGCGTCAGGTGCCTCAGCATATGAGCGTCACCAGCCGCCCTGTAACAAAACCGATTGTTCGAAATGAAGTCATTGCCGACTGGAAGATTGGTGATACCGCAATTCACAGCAAGTGGGGGAACGGTAAGGTTATCGGTGTTGCCGGAGAGGGGGCCGGTATGAAATTGACCATCGAGTTTCCGACGCAAGGGGTGCGCGTGGTAATGGCGAAGTTCGCACCAGTGAAAAAAGGATAA
- a CDS encoding manganese-dependent inorganic pyrophosphatase, with translation MSDVKTYVAGHKSPDTDSICSAISFANFLTQMGTPATPVCAGEANKETKYALSHFGFEHPRIVTNWEAFAPNGGNLYLTDHNESKQIIDGYKSMNMCGVIDHHRIGDFETDGPVFIRMEPVGCTNTILTKLYVENNQDIPKNIAGLMLSAIISDTVLFRSPTCTETDKKMAHKLAEIAGVDIEAYGLDMLKAGADISDLTNDDIVRTDMKEFSEAGKTISIGQISVMDTTDVLAKQDELVTALESLRNANNYDASYIMITNILDESTTLLFSGDVDAVVKNAFGKDIKDNSVFLPNTMSRKKQIVPPILGAMK, from the coding sequence ATGAGTGACGTAAAAACATATGTAGCAGGCCATAAAAGTCCGGATACGGATTCTATCTGTTCCGCTATTTCCTTTGCTAATTTTTTGACACAAATGGGGACACCTGCCACACCTGTATGTGCTGGTGAGGCGAATAAGGAAACTAAATATGCATTGTCCCATTTTGGCTTTGAGCATCCTCGAATCGTTACAAATTGGGAGGCATTTGCACCTAACGGTGGAAATTTATATTTAACAGATCATAACGAATCAAAACAAATTATCGATGGTTATAAATCGATGAATATGTGCGGTGTTATTGATCATCATCGTATTGGTGACTTTGAAACGGATGGACCTGTATTTATTCGTATGGAACCGGTAGGATGCACTAATACGATTTTGACTAAGTTGTATGTAGAAAATAATCAGGATATTCCCAAGAATATTGCCGGACTGATGTTGTCTGCCATTATTTCTGATACCGTATTGTTCCGTTCTCCTACATGCACGGAAACAGATAAGAAAATGGCTCATAAATTAGCTGAAATTGCCGGTGTTGATATTGAAGCATACGGTCTAGATATGTTGAAAGCCGGTGCGGATATTTCCGATTTGACGAATGATGATATCGTTCGTACGGATATGAAAGAATTTTCCGAAGCGGGTAAAACAATTTCCATCGGTCAAATTTCCGTTATGGATACGACCGATGTTTTGGCTAAGCAAGATGAATTAGTCACTGCTTTGGAATCTCTTCGCAACGCTAATAATTATGATGCATCGTATATTATGATTACGAATATTCTTGATGAAAGTACAACATTATTGTTCAGCGGTGATGTTGATGCCGTTGTAAAAAATGCATTTGGGAAAGATATAAAAGATAACTCCGTATTCTTGCCGAATACAATGTCTCGTAAAAAACAAATTGTACCGCCGATTTTGGGGGCTATGAAATAA
- a CDS encoding efflux RND transporter permease subunit → MSKFFINRPIFAIVVAIVITLVGLISMMNLPIARYPQISPPTVRVNATYTGATAQVVNDTVASVIETQIVGVQDMDYMTSNSSSSGSYSLTIQFNQGTDADMDTVNTQNRVQAALSQLPSEVQAVGVTTTKSSGDMALVFSLNSPNSTYNSTFLKNYGTNYLMDAIKSIKGVGSVQEFGSDYAMRVWLDPAKMQKLGVTISDVTAAIKAQNLQAAAGTVGQNPTNGQQAFQYPIKIEGRLVTPEQFGDISLTNSQGTVLHLKDIARIHIGAEDYNFKSKTNHKEVAGFAISLQNDANALETIANVKKVLEEQSKSFPPDMEYHVVVDNTKFVSASINEVEHTFFEALLLVLVVVYVFLQSWRSTIIPMIAVPVSLLGTFGAFVILDFSINTLTLFAMVLAIGLVVDDAIVVVEAVEYELKYNGLPPKEAAIKAMENVQGPVIGIAFVLVAVFVPVAFMGGMTGILYKQFALTIAVSVVISAVIALVLTPALCATMLKPHVPNEHENWVHRQLNKFNAGLERFSNWYGFQLARLSHRLSLTIITLLIFAGGTGLVFHFLPTGFVPDEDSGYYMIAVNEPPGATLDRTMETLEKVAYFLETSDGIHDNFQEVFTVAGFDLLGGGQKSSAGVIFATLTEWDQRTRADQSVNAMIGATFGFAAKGVPEATIIALNPPSIPGLGNTGGFSMYIINKAGDSPQVMAERANEFLAEARKSPAIQTVYTTFDTSTPSLQFDINREKAAQDGVALSDIFTTLQGFYGSIQVNDFTTYGKNYKVVVQADDMYRQNADNLNMLAVRNSNGAMVPVSNYITKEQTGMPSSISRFDNAMAVQIGGSQASGYSSGDAIDALKAAAEKTLPQGYTYDWAGQSREELKAGSQTVMILGLGLVFVFLILAALYESWKVPFAVLFSVPSGMIGASLIPFLLNFTGKYSLANDIYMQIGLLTLVGLAAKNAILIIEYAKIRVDERGMNVVDAAIEAAKIRLRPILMTSFAFILGVLPLAVSTGAGSGARISMGITVVAGMTTATLFGIFIIPMLFIIIEKLGPGLLTNRKKDHE, encoded by the coding sequence GTGTCGAAATTCTTTATCAATCGACCTATCTTTGCCATCGTAGTAGCCATCGTTATTACGTTGGTAGGTCTCATTTCCATGATGAACCTTCCGATAGCTCGATATCCGCAAATTTCTCCGCCTACCGTTCGTGTTAATGCCACTTATACCGGTGCTACGGCACAAGTCGTAAACGATACGGTGGCCAGTGTTATTGAAACACAAATTGTAGGCGTACAAGATATGGACTATATGACGTCCAACAGTTCCAGTAGCGGCAGCTATTCCTTGACGATTCAATTCAATCAGGGAACCGATGCCGACATGGATACCGTTAATACTCAAAACCGTGTGCAGGCGGCACTTTCACAGTTGCCGTCCGAAGTGCAGGCCGTAGGGGTTACGACCACAAAATCGTCCGGTGACATGGCGCTGGTATTTTCTCTGAATTCCCCTAACAGCACGTATAACTCAACATTTCTTAAGAATTACGGTACCAATTATTTGATGGACGCCATTAAATCCATCAAGGGCGTAGGTTCCGTACAGGAATTCGGTTCCGACTACGCGATGCGTGTCTGGTTGGATCCTGCGAAGATGCAAAAGCTGGGTGTCACCATTTCCGATGTCACCGCAGCAATTAAGGCTCAAAATCTGCAGGCCGCTGCAGGTACGGTTGGGCAGAACCCGACAAACGGACAGCAGGCCTTCCAATATCCGATCAAGATTGAAGGGCGTCTTGTAACGCCGGAACAATTCGGCGATATTTCGTTGACAAATTCTCAAGGCACGGTACTTCACCTGAAAGATATTGCACGGATTCATATTGGTGCGGAGGATTATAATTTTAAATCCAAGACGAATCATAAGGAAGTGGCGGGTTTTGCGATTTCCTTGCAGAATGATGCGAATGCTCTTGAAACAATCGCCAATGTAAAGAAGGTTCTGGAAGAGCAATCCAAATCATTCCCTCCTGATATGGAATACCACGTTGTCGTTGATAATACGAAATTCGTAAGCGCATCCATTAATGAAGTCGAGCATACCTTCTTTGAAGCGTTGCTGCTCGTATTAGTCGTAGTGTATGTGTTTTTACAGTCGTGGCGTTCCACAATCATCCCTATGATTGCCGTACCTGTATCGTTGCTCGGTACATTCGGCGCATTCGTGATATTGGATTTTTCCATTAACACGTTGACATTATTTGCCATGGTGCTGGCGATCGGCCTTGTCGTCGATGATGCCATCGTTGTGGTGGAAGCTGTTGAATACGAATTAAAATATAACGGGCTGCCTCCGAAAGAAGCGGCCATTAAGGCGATGGAAAATGTGCAGGGACCTGTTATCGGTATCGCTTTCGTATTGGTTGCCGTATTCGTGCCGGTAGCTTTTATGGGCGGTATGACGGGGATTCTGTACAAACAGTTCGCTTTGACTATCGCCGTATCCGTCGTTATTTCCGCCGTTATCGCTCTCGTATTGACACCGGCGCTTTGTGCGACCATGTTGAAGCCTCATGTACCGAATGAGCATGAAAATTGGGTACATCGTCAATTGAATAAATTTAATGCGGGCTTGGAGCGTTTCAGCAACTGGTACGGGTTTCAACTGGCCCGTTTAAGCCACCGTTTGAGCTTAACAATTATCACGCTGCTTATATTTGCAGGCGGTACGGGTCTTGTGTTTCATTTTTTACCGACCGGGTTTGTGCCGGACGAAGATAGCGGTTATTATATGATTGCCGTTAACGAACCGCCAGGGGCCACATTGGACCGTACTATGGAAACCCTTGAAAAGGTTGCATATTTCCTTGAAACTTCTGACGGTATTCATGATAATTTCCAGGAGGTCTTCACCGTCGCCGGTTTCGACCTTTTGGGGGGCGGTCAGAAAAGCAGTGCCGGTGTTATCTTCGCCACATTGACGGAATGGGATCAGCGTACACGTGCCGATCAATCCGTTAATGCCATGATCGGCGCCACTTTCGGATTTGCCGCTAAAGGGGTACCGGAAGCGACGATTATCGCTCTGAACCCACCGTCCATTCCGGGGCTTGGCAACACCGGTGGTTTCAGTATGTATATCATTAATAAGGCGGGGGACAGTCCGCAAGTTATGGCCGAACGGGCTAATGAATTCTTGGCGGAAGCCCGAAAGAGTCCGGCCATTCAAACAGTATATACTACATTTGACACATCGACACCATCCTTACAATTTGATATCAATCGTGAGAAAGCGGCTCAAGATGGTGTCGCTTTGTCCGATATTTTCACCACATTGCAAGGTTTTTACGGCAGTATCCAGGTCAATGACTTCACTACGTACGGTAAAAACTACAAGGTAGTGGTGCAGGCTGACGATATGTACCGTCAAAATGCGGATAATCTCAATATGTTGGCGGTTCGTAACAGCAATGGCGCGATGGTTCCGGTATCCAATTATATTACAAAGGAACAGACCGGTATGCCTTCCAGCATTTCTCGTTTCGATAATGCGATGGCCGTACAGATCGGCGGTTCTCAAGCGAGCGGCTATTCTTCCGGTGATGCTATCGATGCATTGAAAGCGGCGGCGGAAAAAACATTACCACAAGGTTATACTTACGACTGGGCGGGTCAATCCCGCGAAGAATTGAAAGCCGGTTCTCAAACCGTGATGATTCTCGGTTTAGGGCTTGTTTTTGTATTCTTGATTTTGGCCGCTCTGTATGAATCTTGGAAGGTACCGTTCGCCGTATTATTCTCCGTACCATCCGGTATGATCGGTGCATCATTGATACCGTTCCTGTTGAACTTTACCGGTAAATATAGTTTGGCTAATGATATTTATATGCAGATCGGCTTGCTTACATTGGTGGGGCTGGCGGCTAAGAATGCGATTCTGATTATCGAATATGCTAAAATTCGTGTTGATGAGCGCGGAATGAACGTTGTCGATGCGGCGATTGAAGCTGCAAAGATACGTTTGCGTCCTATTTTGATGACATCCTTCGCGTTTATCCTCGGTGTATTACCGTTGGCTGTATCTACTGGTGCCGGTTCCGGTGCCCGTATATCAATGGGGATTACCGTAGTTGCAGGGATGACGACGGCAACATTGTTCGGTATATTTATCATTCCGATGTTGTTCATCATCATTGAAAAACTTGGGCCCGGCTTGTTGACTAACCGTAAGAAAGACCATGAATAA